A genomic region of Sander lucioperca isolate FBNREF2018 chromosome 6, SLUC_FBN_1.2, whole genome shotgun sequence contains the following coding sequences:
- the LOC116035580 gene encoding dysbindin-like, giving the protein MSSSSANLRSKRLPSETERSQRLPDVDVAQQLKLRERQRFFEEVFQHDVDVYLSSAHLCIRDYKRPPIGSVSSMEVNVDLLDQMELIDISDQETLDVFFSSGGEEGVLTSPLPGHGNNNNNEEVISNGLFRHVLEGLDAKSRMSSTSSISSSDSQTTNANGGDTPVVRSDDEETHTGTVKRRAVPPETEKVKSQTPSSSS; this is encoded by the exons ATGAGCTCCTCATCAGCCAACCTTCGCAGCAAACGCCTGCCCT CGGAGACCGAGCGTAGCCAGAGGCTCCCAGATGTGGACGTGGCACAGCAGTtaaagttgagagagagacagcgttTCTTTGAGGAGGTCTTCCAGCATGATGTGGACGTCTATCTGTCCTCGGCGCATCTTTGTATCCGAGACTATAAGAGAC CTCCAATAGGCAGCGTGTCATCCATGGAGGTGAATGTGGACTTGCTGGACCAGATGGAGCTGATTGACATCTCTGACCAGGAGACCTTGGATGTCTTCTTCAGCTCTGGTGGAGAAGAGGGGGTGTTGACCTCCCCACTGCCAG GGCACggaaacaataacaacaatgagGAAGTAATCAGCAATGGACTCTTTCGACATGTCCTCGAGGGTCTTGATGCCAAGTCCCGCATGTCCTCCACATCTTCCATCTCCTCCTCTGACAGCCAAACCACCAACGCCAACGGAGGAGACACCCCCGTAGTCAGGTCAGACGATGAGGAAACACACACCGGCACAGTCAAGCGAAGAGCCGTGCCTCCAGAGACAGAGAAGGTGAAAAGTCAGACTCCATCATCGTCTTCATAG